GCTGGCCATCATGCGCGACGGCAACCCCGTGGTGAACCCGCCGGGCGACATGGCGCTGGCCGCCGGCGACCGGCTGCTGGCGCTCGGCACGCGGGAGCAGCTCGCAAGCGTCGAGCGCGTGCTCGCCGGGCGGAGCTGATTCCATGCGAAGCATAATAGTCGCGCTGGCGGTCGCCTTTCTGCTCGCGGGAGCCGCGTGGGCGGCGTCGCTCGCGCCGACTCCGGAGCAGACGGTCGGCCCCTTCTACCCGAGCGTGCTCCCCGAGGACCGCGACGCGGACCTCCTCGTGATCAAGGGCCGGGCTGCCCGGGCGCAGGGCACCGTGCTTCACCTCACGGGGCGCGTGACCGACACGAGCGGCGACCCCGTCGCCGACGCGCGGGTCGAAATCTGGCAGAGCGACGTCTATGGCCGCTACCTGCCCCCGAAGGATGGCACCCCGGGGCAGCGGGACCCGAACTTCCAGGGCTACGGGCAGGCCCGCACCGATGCCGCGGGCGCGTACAAGTTTCGGACGATCCGACCGGTGCCGTACGAGTCCCGGCCTCCTCACATCCATTTCCAGGTCACGCACTCGCGCTTCCGTGCCCTCGTGACCCAGATGTACGTGGTGGGCGAGCCGGGACGCGAGAACCCCGCCTACTTCGGAGGCCAGCGGGTCCGCGACGCGCTCTCGGTGACGCTCTACCCCGCCGACGGCGCGGAGCCGGGCGCCCTCAGCGCGCGCTTCGACATCGTGCTCGTCCCGGCGCGGTGAGCATGACCGCCCCACGACGGCAGGGCTGCCGGCCATGTACGAGGTCCGCGAGTTCGTGAACGAAGGCGGGCTCATGTCCTATGGGCCGAGCCTCGTGGGCATGATCCGGCGCGTGCCTGTCTTCATAGACAAGATAATCAAAGGCGCCAAGCCCGCGGAGATTCCCGTCGAGCAGCCCACTCAGTTCGAGCTGGCCATCAACGAGAAGACCGCCAAGGCGATAGGGCTGACGATCCCCCAGAGTATCCTGGCGCGGGCGGATACAGTGGTCCGGTAGCTGACGACGCGGCCCCGGGGCGCCTAGTCTACGATCGCAACGGCGCGGACCGGCGAGCCGTCGGCGCCTTCGAGCTTCAGGGGCAGGGCGAGGAAGCGGCAGCGCGGCGCGCCAATCTGGTCGAGGTTGTTGAAGTACTCGATCACGGTGATGCCGGCAGGGAAGAAGACGTCGTGCGTGGTGCAGTCGTGCCGCGTCACCGCTGTTCCAGGCTCGAAGATCATGGTGCGGATCGAGTAGTCGGGTGGGTAGTCGTAGCCGACGGCTTTCGCCCGCCTCGCCACCAGCCACTCGCAGGCGCTCCGCCCCGTGAAGGGCGCCTCGCGCCAGAAGCGCTCGCTCTCCACCGGGCACTTCCTCGGCCAGTCCGTGCGCAGCAGCACGATGTCGCCGGGCTCGACGTGGGCGGCCCGCCGCTCGAGGTCTCTG
This Candidatus Methylomirabilota bacterium DNA region includes the following protein-coding sequences:
- a CDS encoding cyclase family protein produces the protein MRIVDLSFPLKPHFRWTVSSERRSTHEGGALFQSTVFTASCHAYTHVDAPVHFLPGDRDIAQMPVDQWMGPAAVVDLTHLAENGEVTARDLERRAAHVEPGDIVLLRTDWPRKCPVESERFWREAPFTGRSACEWLVARRAKAVGYDYPPDYSIRTMIFEPGTAVTRHDCTTHDVFFPAGITVIEYFNNLDQIGAPRCRFLALPLKLEGADGSPVRAVAIVD
- a CDS encoding intradiol ring-cleavage dioxygenase codes for the protein MRSIIVALAVAFLLAGAAWAASLAPTPEQTVGPFYPSVLPEDRDADLLVIKGRAARAQGTVLHLTGRVTDTSGDPVADARVEIWQSDVYGRYLPPKDGTPGQRDPNFQGYGQARTDAAGAYKFRTIRPVPYESRPPHIHFQVTHSRFRALVTQMYVVGEPGRENPAYFGGQRVRDALSVTLYPADGAEPGALSARFDIVLVPAR
- a CDS encoding ABC transporter substrate binding protein encodes the protein MYEVREFVNEGGLMSYGPSLVGMIRRVPVFIDKIIKGAKPAEIPVEQPTQFELAINEKTAKAIGLTIPQSILARADTVVR